One genomic segment of Rhizorhabdus phycosphaerae includes these proteins:
- a CDS encoding SPOR domain-containing protein — MIKLYHILGGWSLLTAIVAPVQVGAQSLDDTSEEAVVVDPVAAARDAMARGDPAEALARYLRVLARDPGDLEALTGAGSAALAVGDADAAINFFVRAEKISPRDGRVKAGLGSALIQKEQPRAALRLFDNAIDLGIPPVDVALDRGLAYDLRGDNRKAQADYALVMRTKQDPEAIRRLALSFAMSGDKANALTILDPLLRKKDIAAWRARAFVLAMTGDTVGAEAAANAVLPRFQADALKPFLARLASLKPAEKAAAVHFGHFPEDKVPMQLAEARPAPSSKELPAAASPAPSTSSPAQRPQFDRSGRLVSRSETSQRTAAAATPPASDSASTPSPAVAAEQKAADQRSLAEDRRAAQKRAAAEKAEAEKKAKAREEAKTKKSNPERYWVQIASGAYKPDLDKEWDKQKKAHGKLLAGRSPWTAPYKATNRLLIGPFASKGAAQDYVNTARAGGLSCFPVTTPAGQKVDRID, encoded by the coding sequence ATGATAAAGTTATATCATATCCTTGGGGGTTGGTCGCTGCTGACGGCGATCGTGGCGCCCGTACAGGTCGGCGCCCAGTCGCTCGACGATACATCGGAAGAAGCCGTCGTCGTGGATCCCGTCGCGGCCGCTCGCGATGCCATGGCGCGGGGCGATCCCGCCGAAGCGCTGGCGCGATACCTCCGCGTGCTCGCCCGCGATCCCGGTGATCTCGAAGCCCTGACGGGTGCCGGCTCCGCCGCGCTCGCGGTCGGCGATGCCGATGCGGCCATCAACTTCTTCGTACGGGCCGAGAAGATCTCGCCGCGCGATGGGCGGGTGAAGGCTGGCCTCGGTTCCGCCCTCATACAGAAGGAACAGCCCCGTGCCGCGCTGCGGCTGTTCGACAATGCGATCGACCTCGGCATTCCGCCGGTCGACGTCGCGCTGGACCGCGGGCTTGCTTATGACCTGCGCGGCGACAACCGCAAGGCGCAGGCCGATTATGCGCTGGTGATGCGCACGAAGCAGGACCCGGAGGCGATACGCCGTCTTGCCCTGTCGTTCGCAATGAGCGGCGACAAGGCCAATGCGCTGACCATCCTCGACCCCCTGCTGCGCAAGAAGGACATCGCTGCCTGGCGCGCACGCGCCTTCGTGCTGGCGATGACGGGCGACACGGTCGGCGCGGAAGCGGCGGCGAACGCCGTGCTGCCGCGCTTCCAGGCCGATGCGCTGAAGCCCTTTCTCGCCCGCCTCGCGTCGCTGAAACCGGCGGAAAAGGCCGCCGCGGTGCATTTCGGACATTTCCCGGAAGACAAGGTGCCGATGCAGCTTGCCGAGGCACGCCCGGCACCATCCTCGAAGGAGCTTCCCGCAGCCGCGTCCCCGGCACCATCGACTTCGTCCCCCGCCCAGCGCCCGCAGTTCGATCGCAGCGGCCGGCTGGTGAGCCGGTCCGAGACGAGTCAGCGGACAGCCGCAGCTGCCACACCGCCAGCATCGGACAGTGCATCCACGCCGTCACCGGCGGTCGCGGCCGAACAGAAGGCAGCCGACCAGCGTAGCCTGGCCGAGGATCGCCGCGCCGCGCAGAAGCGTGCCGCCGCCGAGAAGGCGGAAGCCGAGAAGAAGGCGAAGGCACGCGAGGAAGCGAAGACGAAGAAGTCCAATCCGGAACGCTATTGGGTGCAGATCGCGAGCGGTGCCTACAAACCCGACCTCGACAAGGAATGGGACAAGCAAAAGAAGGCGCACGGCAAGCTGCTCGCGGGCCGGTCGCCGTGGACAGCGCCCTACAAGGCCACCAACCGCCTGCTGATCGGCCCCTTCGCGAGCAAGGGCGCCGCCCAGGATTATGTCAACACGGCACGCGCCGGGGGGCTGAGCTGCTTTCCCGTCACCACGCCGGCGGGCCAGAAAGTTGATCGGATCGACTGA
- a CDS encoding deoxyguanosinetriphosphate triphosphohydrolase encodes MPDLAPYASDPGRSRGRFHSHGDGETRGPRDVFQRDRDRIIHSISFRRLRHKTQVFVAPDGDHFRVRLTHSLEVAQIGRTIARALGLNEDLTEALCLGHDIGHPPFGHAGEDALKAAMADVGGFDHNAHTLRIFTRLDSPYPSHDGLNLSWETLEGLAKHNGPIRERTWAMAEVDDQWSLDLDSWAGPEAQVAALADDIAYDNHDIDDGVRAGLLTLDQVLDDPLVRSNWDRVRQRYSDVPESRLLGELVREQIGCMVNDLLAESRRRLEEAAPRSVEDVRAAGRALIGFSDEMAAREKALTRFMYANLYHHPQQLEIAARMAGVVSGLANAYRHDPALLPDNWRASLPAEEPARTRHIGDFIAGMTDRYALTRYAEHVGPISLEGF; translated from the coding sequence ATGCCAGATCTCGCGCCTTATGCTTCCGACCCAGGCCGCAGCCGGGGCCGCTTCCACAGCCATGGCGATGGCGAAACCCGCGGTCCGCGCGATGTCTTTCAGCGAGATCGCGACCGGATCATCCACTCGATCAGCTTCCGCCGATTGCGCCACAAGACGCAGGTCTTCGTCGCCCCCGATGGCGACCATTTTCGTGTCCGCCTGACCCACAGTCTGGAGGTCGCGCAGATCGGGCGCACCATCGCCCGCGCATTGGGGCTGAACGAGGATCTGACCGAGGCGCTCTGTCTGGGCCATGATATCGGCCACCCGCCCTTCGGTCACGCCGGCGAGGACGCGCTGAAGGCCGCCATGGCCGACGTCGGCGGATTCGATCACAACGCGCACACACTGCGCATCTTCACACGCCTCGACTCTCCCTATCCATCGCATGACGGACTGAACCTCAGCTGGGAGACACTCGAAGGCCTGGCCAAACATAACGGCCCGATCCGCGAGCGGACCTGGGCGATGGCCGAGGTCGACGACCAGTGGTCGCTCGATCTCGACAGCTGGGCCGGGCCCGAAGCGCAGGTGGCGGCGCTCGCCGACGACATCGCCTATGACAATCACGATATCGACGACGGCGTCCGCGCGGGTTTGCTGACGCTCGACCAGGTGCTCGATGACCCGCTGGTCCGGAGCAACTGGGACCGCGTCCGCCAGCGCTATTCGGACGTCCCGGAATCGCGCCTGCTGGGCGAGCTGGTGCGCGAGCAGATCGGCTGCATGGTCAACGACCTGTTGGCCGAAAGCCGCCGCCGGCTGGAGGAAGCCGCTCCCCGCTCGGTCGAGGACGTGCGTGCCGCCGGACGGGCATTGATCGGTTTCTCCGACGAGATGGCGGCACGGGAGAAGGCGCTCACCCGTTTCATGTACGCCAATCTCTACCATCACCCGCAACAGTTGGAGATCGCGGCGCGGATGGCGGGCGTCGTATCGGGTCTCGCCAATGCCTACCGCCACGATCCGGCACTGCTCCCCGACAACTGGCGCGCCTCGCTGCCGGCGGAGGAGCCAGCGCGAACGCGCCATATCGGCGACTTCATCGCGGGCATGACCGACCGCTATGCACTGACCCGCTATGCCGAGCATGTCGGGCCGATCTCGCTCGAGGGTTTCTGA
- the argS gene encoding arginine--tRNA ligase — protein MTTLYASFADRIGTILDDLQATGDLPAGLDRRNVTVEPPRDPSHGDLATNAAMVLAKPAGKNPRALADLIVPRLSALPEIASAEVAGPGFINVRLTDARLREELAEILTSGTDYGRSTLGNGKRVNVEYVSANPTGPMHMGHCRGAVVGDALAALLEFAGHDVVREYYVNDAGAQVQTLARSAHLRYREALGESIEIPEGFYPGDYLIPIGQALAAEFGDRYVGQPESEWLDLFREKTVAAMMDMIRDDLALLGIRHDVFASEAAVQKAGKVDVALDRLRAEGLVYEGTLEPPKGELPDDWEPTEMTLFKATAFGDDSDRPVRKSDGGLTYFGTDLAYHAQKAEDADVLIDIWGADHAGTVKRIKAAVQALTGGRTAFDVKLVQMVRLLRGGEPVKMSKRSGSFVTLADVVREVGKDVVRFTMLTRKADAQMDFDFAKVVEASKDNPVFYVQYAHARGRSLHRRAAEAGIDLTPAADLGLLDAEELALVKLAAQFPRIVESAAQAHEPHRIAFYLYDLAAMFHALWNRGNDDPARRFLLTDRPEITRARLALSDAIGQIIRNGLAVMGVSAAEEMQ, from the coding sequence TTGACCACGCTCTACGCCAGCTTCGCCGACCGGATCGGCACCATTCTCGACGACCTCCAGGCGACCGGCGACCTGCCGGCCGGTCTCGATCGACGGAATGTCACGGTCGAGCCGCCGCGCGATCCGAGCCATGGCGACCTCGCGACCAACGCCGCGATGGTGCTGGCGAAGCCCGCCGGCAAGAATCCCCGCGCGCTCGCAGACCTGATCGTCCCGCGCCTGTCCGCGCTGCCGGAGATCGCCAGCGCCGAAGTCGCCGGACCGGGCTTCATCAATGTCCGCCTGACCGACGCACGGCTGCGCGAGGAACTGGCCGAGATCCTGACATCCGGCACCGATTATGGCCGCTCGACCCTCGGCAACGGCAAGCGCGTCAATGTCGAATATGTCTCGGCCAATCCGACCGGCCCGATGCATATGGGGCATTGCCGGGGCGCCGTCGTCGGCGACGCACTGGCCGCGCTGCTCGAATTTGCAGGGCATGACGTCGTCCGCGAATATTATGTCAACGACGCGGGCGCGCAGGTGCAGACGCTCGCCCGCTCGGCGCATCTGCGCTATCGCGAGGCGCTGGGCGAGAGCATCGAGATTCCCGAGGGCTTCTATCCGGGCGACTATCTGATCCCGATCGGCCAGGCGCTCGCCGCCGAGTTCGGCGACCGCTATGTCGGCCAGCCCGAGAGCGAGTGGCTCGACCTGTTCCGCGAGAAGACCGTCGCGGCGATGATGGACATGATCCGTGACGACCTCGCCTTGCTCGGTATCCGGCACGACGTCTTCGCATCCGAAGCCGCCGTGCAGAAGGCGGGCAAGGTCGACGTGGCGCTCGACCGGCTGCGCGCCGAGGGGCTGGTCTATGAAGGCACGCTCGAACCGCCCAAGGGCGAGCTTCCCGACGACTGGGAGCCGACCGAGATGACGCTGTTCAAGGCGACCGCCTTCGGCGACGACAGCGACCGTCCTGTGCGTAAGTCCGATGGCGGACTGACCTATTTCGGCACCGACCTCGCCTATCACGCCCAGAAGGCCGAGGACGCCGACGTCCTGATCGACATCTGGGGCGCCGACCATGCCGGCACGGTGAAGCGGATCAAGGCGGCCGTCCAGGCGCTGACCGGCGGCAGGACCGCGTTCGACGTCAAGCTGGTCCAGATGGTTCGGCTTCTGCGCGGCGGCGAACCCGTGAAGATGTCGAAGCGCTCGGGCAGCTTCGTGACCCTCGCCGACGTGGTGCGCGAAGTCGGCAAGGATGTGGTCCGCTTCACCATGCTAACCCGCAAGGCCGATGCTCAGATGGACTTCGACTTCGCCAAGGTGGTCGAGGCGTCGAAGGACAATCCGGTCTTCTACGTCCAATACGCCCATGCGCGCGGTCGCTCGCTGCATCGCCGGGCCGCCGAGGCGGGGATCGACCTGACCCCGGCAGCCGATCTTGGCCTTCTGGACGCGGAAGAGCTGGCACTGGTCAAGCTCGCCGCGCAGTTCCCGCGCATCGTCGAGAGCGCGGCCCAGGCGCACGAGCCGCATCGTATCGCCTTCTACCTCTATGACCTGGCGGCGATGTTCCATGCGCTCTGGAACCGGGGCAATGACGACCCGGCCCGTCGCTTCCTGCTCACCGACAGGCCCGAAATCACCCGCGCGCGGCTGGCGCTCAGCGATGCGATCGGGCAGATTATCCGCAACGGCCTCGCCGTCATGGGCGTCTCGGCCGCCGAGGAGATGCAGTAG
- a CDS encoding SPOR domain-containing protein, with protein MADYSRDRLGPQDEDRLPWLEPVEEEYDEPGGLTTPKLIIWLVAALAVAGLVVGGFFWLRQRDASTAGDGSLIQAPDSYYKERPGNESAPEDGDEIVYSASKGNEVESVIDISGAAETPVNVDRPQPAPAAPTMAAPTQPALVAAVAKPTAPAPKPAVRAGSSVDETVVKQAAKPVAKPKPAPVAAPAAPSEPTSGSTVQLGAFSSQAKANAAWKTLSGRFSFLSGLTQSVVPVQSGEKTLYRLRASGGNGADICKRLRVAGESCSIIG; from the coding sequence ATGGCGGATTATTCGCGCGACAGGCTTGGTCCGCAGGACGAGGATCGCCTGCCGTGGCTCGAGCCGGTCGAAGAGGAATATGACGAGCCGGGCGGTCTCACCACCCCGAAGCTGATCATCTGGCTGGTTGCGGCGCTGGCCGTCGCCGGTCTGGTCGTCGGCGGCTTCTTCTGGCTGCGGCAGCGCGACGCTTCGACGGCAGGCGACGGCTCGCTGATCCAGGCGCCCGACAGCTATTACAAGGAACGCCCCGGCAACGAGAGCGCGCCCGAAGATGGCGACGAGATCGTCTATAGCGCCAGCAAGGGCAATGAGGTCGAAAGCGTGATCGACATCAGCGGCGCGGCCGAGACCCCGGTCAATGTCGACCGCCCGCAGCCGGCACCCGCTGCCCCGACGATGGCCGCGCCGACGCAGCCGGCCCTGGTCGCAGCGGTCGCCAAGCCGACCGCGCCTGCGCCCAAGCCAGCGGTGCGCGCCGGATCCTCGGTGGACGAGACGGTGGTCAAGCAGGCCGCCAAGCCGGTCGCGAAGCCCAAGCCGGCGCCCGTCGCCGCGCCTGCGGCACCATCGGAGCCGACCAGCGGATCGACCGTGCAGCTTGGCGCCTTCTCGAGCCAGGCCAAGGCCAATGCCGCCTGGAAGACCCTCTCCGGGCGCTTCTCCTTCCTCTCGGGCCTGACCCAGTCGGTCGTGCCCGTGCAGTCGGGTGAAAAGACGCTTTACCGCCTGCGCGCCAGCGGCGGCAATGGTGCGGACATCTGCAAGCGCCTGCGCGTTGCCGGGGAAAGCTGCTCGATCATAGGATGA
- the ftsA gene encoding cell division protein FtsA, whose product MAQPRNEGLITAIDIGSSKVSALIARPDEAGELEVLGSGQRESRGVRRGYIADMEATEAAIREAVEQAETIARTNIDHVWVSFSAGGLVSDVAQVEVDLGGVQIEQPDIDELLRQGRQSLNPQGRMVLHAQPTLYTLDGLNGVKNPLGLHADKLGVEIHVIAAEPSPVRNLALCVRSAHLGVKSIVASPIATGASCLTEEDREMGIALVEMGAGVTNVSLFAGGLLVGLTSLPMGCADITDDIASAFNIRRAQAERLKCVHGSAQNSPRDNHEMLEIGSPEEAADGIDPPRISRAQLIQVIRLRLDHWMDAVAKALSDLGYVGPVGRQVVLTGGGAELRGIADYAQGVLGRSVRIGRPRTLTGLPDAHSGPAFATLVGLAQVAAANPAELRPFVAEQTVHRPQPMGLVGKLMAAIKSGY is encoded by the coding sequence ATGGCGCAGCCGCGCAATGAAGGTCTGATCACGGCGATCGACATCGGATCGTCGAAGGTCTCCGCCCTGATCGCGCGCCCGGACGAGGCCGGCGAACTGGAAGTGCTCGGCAGCGGCCAGCGCGAGAGCCGGGGCGTCCGTCGTGGCTATATCGCCGACATGGAGGCGACCGAAGCTGCGATCCGCGAAGCGGTCGAGCAGGCGGAGACGATCGCCCGGACCAATATCGACCATGTGTGGGTCAGTTTCTCTGCCGGCGGCCTCGTCAGCGACGTGGCGCAGGTCGAGGTCGATCTCGGCGGCGTCCAGATCGAGCAGCCCGACATCGACGAACTGCTCCGCCAGGGGCGACAGTCGCTCAACCCGCAGGGTCGCATGGTGCTGCATGCACAGCCGACGCTGTACACGCTCGACGGGCTCAACGGCGTGAAGAACCCGCTCGGCCTGCATGCCGACAAGCTGGGTGTCGAAATCCATGTCATCGCCGCGGAGCCGTCGCCGGTACGCAACCTCGCGCTGTGCGTCCGTTCGGCACATCTTGGCGTGAAATCGATCGTCGCTTCGCCGATCGCGACGGGCGCCTCCTGCCTGACCGAGGAAGATCGGGAGATGGGCATAGCGCTGGTCGAGATGGGCGCCGGGGTCACCAATGTTTCGCTCTTCGCGGGCGGCCTGCTCGTCGGCCTCACCTCGCTGCCGATGGGCTGCGCCGACATCACGGACGACATCGCCTCCGCCTTCAACATCCGCCGCGCCCAGGCCGAACGGCTGAAATGCGTCCATGGCTCGGCACAGAACAGCCCCCGCGACAATCATGAGATGCTCGAGATCGGGTCGCCCGAGGAAGCCGCCGACGGCATCGATCCGCCGCGCATCAGCCGTGCGCAGCTGATCCAAGTCATCCGCCTGCGCCTCGACCACTGGATGGATGCGGTTGCCAAGGCGCTGTCGGACCTCGGCTATGTCGGCCCGGTCGGACGCCAGGTCGTGCTGACCGGCGGCGGCGCCGAACTGCGCGGCATCGCCGACTATGCGCAGGGCGTGTTGGGCCGCAGCGTGCGGATCGGCCGGCCGCGCACGCTGACGGGCCTTCCCGACGCCCATAGCGGCCCCGCCTTCGCGACGCTGGTCGGGTTGGCGCAGGTGGCCGCTGCCAATCCTGCCGAACTCCGCCCGTTCGTCGCCGAGCAGACCGTCCACCGGCCCCAACCGATGGGCCTGGTCGGCAAGCTTATGGCGGCGATCAAGAGTGGCTATTGA
- the ftsZ gene encoding cell division protein FtsZ yields MTIEFMRPQVDELKPRISVIGVGGAGGNAVANMIQADVQGVDFIVTNTDAQALNASPAERRIQLGLKITQGLGAGSRPEIGRAAAEETLEQVEKALEGSHMCFIAAGMGGGTGTGAAPVIAKAARDRGILTVGVVTKPFSFEGNRRMRSAEAGIEELQKHVDTLIVIPNQNLFLIANPNTTFKEAFQMADQVLQQGVRGITDLMVMPGLINLDFADVRSVMSEMGKAMMGTGEATGDNRAIEAAEKAIANPLLDGVSLNGAKGVIVSITGGDDMRLLEVDEAANHIRQLVDQDANIIWGSAFNNELEGRIRVSVVATGIEVDAATMPEPSKSFSFPPRTPAREEKSVVVPQAASPAPAPAPVAAPEPAPAPVQQAPVAPAAPAEEKLVLEAPEGPAETLELTSLFNDELLLQPEATVPAPAAEAREEEDGARRWAAEPEPARRPSSTGATLFERMSNIARGAAKAQVEGDEPAGNGTVPRFLNRQSNQ; encoded by the coding sequence ATGACGATCGAGTTCATGCGTCCGCAAGTCGACGAGCTGAAACCCCGTATCAGCGTAATTGGCGTCGGCGGTGCGGGCGGGAACGCGGTCGCGAACATGATCCAGGCCGACGTCCAGGGCGTCGACTTCATCGTCACGAATACCGATGCCCAGGCGCTCAACGCTTCCCCTGCCGAGCGCCGCATCCAGCTTGGACTCAAGATCACCCAGGGTCTGGGTGCGGGCAGCCGTCCCGAAATCGGACGGGCCGCTGCCGAAGAGACGCTCGAACAGGTCGAAAAGGCGCTCGAAGGTTCGCACATGTGCTTCATCGCCGCCGGCATGGGTGGCGGCACCGGAACCGGCGCCGCCCCGGTCATCGCCAAGGCTGCCCGTGACCGTGGCATCCTGACCGTCGGCGTCGTCACCAAGCCGTTCAGCTTCGAAGGCAACCGCCGCATGCGTTCGGCCGAGGCCGGCATCGAGGAGCTGCAGAAGCATGTCGATACGCTGATCGTCATTCCGAACCAGAATCTGTTCCTGATCGCCAACCCGAACACGACCTTCAAGGAAGCGTTCCAGATGGCCGATCAGGTCCTGCAGCAGGGCGTGCGCGGCATCACCGATCTCATGGTCATGCCCGGCCTGATCAACCTCGACTTCGCCGATGTCCGCTCGGTGATGAGCGAGATGGGCAAGGCGATGATGGGCACCGGCGAAGCGACCGGCGACAACCGCGCGATCGAGGCAGCGGAAAAGGCGATCGCCAACCCGCTGCTCGACGGCGTCAGCCTGAACGGCGCCAAGGGCGTGATCGTGTCGATCACCGGCGGCGACGATATGCGCCTGCTCGAGGTCGACGAGGCCGCGAACCACATCCGCCAGCTGGTCGACCAGGACGCGAACATCATCTGGGGTTCGGCCTTCAACAACGAGCTCGAGGGCCGCATCCGCGTCTCGGTCGTGGCGACCGGCATCGAAGTCGACGCCGCAACGATGCCGGAGCCGTCGAAGAGCTTCAGCTTCCCGCCGCGTACGCCTGCGCGTGAGGAGAAGTCGGTGGTGGTCCCGCAGGCAGCGAGCCCGGCGCCCGCCCCTGCGCCGGTGGCAGCACCGGAGCCCGCTCCCGCGCCCGTCCAGCAGGCCCCGGTCGCTCCTGCGGCTCCGGCAGAAGAGAAGCTCGTTCTCGAAGCCCCCGAAGGCCCGGCGGAGACGCTGGAACTGACCAGCCTGTTCAACGACGAATTGCTGCTTCAGCCCGAGGCAACCGTTCCTGCTCCCGCCGCCGAGGCGCGCGAGGAAGAGGATGGTGCGCGGCGCTGGGCGGCCGAGCCGGAACCGGCCCGACGCCCCTCCTCGACCGGTGCGACCTTGTTCGAACGCATGTCGAACATTGCGCGCGGCGCGGCGAAGGCGCAGGTGGAAGGCGATGAGCCGGCCGGCAACGGGACGGTTCCCCGCTTCCTCAACCGCCAGAGCAACCAGTAA
- a CDS encoding M20/M25/M40 family metallo-hydrolase: protein MARSVALFAALAGALLWAWMAITPPAARGLEAHATVFSAARAMRDVSAIGRVPHPTGSAENERASAYLLMRMHAMGAVIDVQQMPLGAASLRRLGKWSGRTERGVVARNLIGIFPGRDRSLPPLLLMAHHDSVWGSPGAADDAMGVAAALEVARAIGERGAPERDLVLLFTDGEELGLDGAEYFFARNPLARRIGAIINMEARGAGGRANMFETGPANGAMMRLYAGHVRRPATNSLSVLVYNNMPNYTDYTVAKRMGIPGYNLAVLDRGYAYHSPAALPDVVDPGSLQDMGDQALALSSALLYARDLPPRAADASFSDLMGRATIVYPAAGGWLILLGSALLIGFALWRERPDRAAIGRGILITLTILLHASLLLLAFNALSGSGGANYYDRLAALPRLEAMAAATLAALLCLLPLVRRTDPHPIALAPGMILMWAGLLSGGPIAIVPVALLAMASAWFLPEDRAARAEGALLLLLAAGILVQATLPTAAPILHWPLLLAAIALAARAWLGERAALPAMGLCAAIAIGHLLAQAHFLFLGIGAELSVVLVVPLFAALPVLLMLWPSRATRLGAGVLLGAALVLALWVRFDPLAHTIPTYSLAEGGKKTKD from the coding sequence ATGGCCCGGTCGGTCGCTCTGTTCGCCGCGCTCGCCGGCGCGTTGCTCTGGGCCTGGATGGCCATTACCCCACCCGCCGCACGCGGGCTGGAAGCACATGCCACAGTCTTCTCCGCAGCGCGGGCGATGCGCGACGTCTCAGCAATCGGCCGCGTCCCGCATCCCACGGGTTCGGCGGAAAATGAGCGGGCCTCGGCCTATCTGCTGATGCGGATGCACGCGATGGGGGCCGTCATCGACGTTCAGCAGATGCCCCTCGGCGCCGCTTCCCTGCGCCGGCTGGGCAAGTGGAGCGGCCGGACCGAGCGCGGGGTCGTCGCCCGCAACCTGATCGGCATCTTTCCCGGTCGCGACCGCAGCCTGCCACCGCTGCTGCTGATGGCGCATCATGACAGCGTATGGGGTTCGCCAGGTGCTGCGGACGATGCGATGGGCGTGGCAGCGGCCCTGGAAGTCGCCCGAGCGATTGGCGAGCGGGGCGCCCCCGAGCGCGATCTCGTCCTGCTCTTCACCGATGGAGAGGAGCTGGGCCTCGACGGTGCGGAATATTTCTTCGCCCGGAACCCGCTGGCCCGTCGGATCGGCGCCATCATCAACATGGAGGCGCGCGGCGCGGGCGGACGCGCCAACATGTTCGAGACCGGCCCGGCCAATGGCGCGATGATGCGGCTCTATGCAGGGCATGTCCGACGCCCCGCAACCAATTCGCTGTCGGTCCTCGTCTATAACAACATGCCCAACTACACCGACTATACGGTCGCGAAGCGCATGGGCATTCCCGGCTATAATCTTGCCGTTCTCGACCGCGGCTATGCCTATCATTCGCCAGCGGCGCTGCCGGATGTCGTCGACCCGGGCTCTCTGCAGGACATGGGCGATCAGGCGCTCGCACTGTCCTCTGCGCTGCTCTACGCCCGCGATCTGCCGCCGCGCGCGGCGGATGCGAGCTTCTCGGATCTCATGGGTCGCGCGACGATCGTCTATCCTGCGGCCGGCGGCTGGCTGATCCTGCTCGGCTCCGCCCTGCTGATCGGTTTCGCCCTGTGGCGCGAGAGACCGGATCGGGCCGCAATCGGGCGCGGCATCCTGATTACGCTGACCATCCTGCTTCACGCATCCTTGCTTTTGCTGGCTTTCAACGCCCTGTCGGGCAGTGGCGGCGCCAATTATTACGACCGGCTGGCGGCGCTGCCCCGGCTGGAGGCCATGGCTGCGGCGACGCTGGCCGCGCTACTCTGTCTGTTGCCGCTGGTCCGCCGGACGGACCCGCACCCGATAGCCCTCGCGCCGGGAATGATCCTGATGTGGGCCGGCCTGCTGAGCGGAGGCCCGATCGCGATCGTGCCGGTCGCGCTGCTCGCCATGGCGTCGGCCTGGTTTCTTCCCGAGGATCGTGCCGCCCGGGCAGAGGGTGCGCTGCTGCTCCTGCTCGCAGCCGGCATTCTGGTCCAGGCGACGCTGCCGACAGCGGCCCCGATCCTCCATTGGCCGCTGCTCCTCGCGGCAATCGCGCTGGCCGCGCGGGCGTGGCTCGGCGAACGGGCCGCGCTTCCGGCCATGGGCCTGTGCGCCGCGATCGCGATCGGGCATCTCCTCGCGCAGGCGCATTTCCTGTTCCTCGGCATCGGTGCGGAGTTGTCGGTCGTGCTGGTCGTGCCGCTGTTCGCCGCGCTGCCGGTGCTGCTGATGCTCTGGCCCAGCAGGGCCACGCGGCTTGGCGCGGGCGTTTTGCTGGGCGCCGCGCTCGTTCTGGCTTTGTGGGTGCGCTTCGACCCGCTGGCGCACACCATCCCGACCTACAGCCTCGCCGAGGGAGGCAAGAAAACTAAGGACTGA